GGGGTCCTTCGGGTTTCCGGTCCGGATGTGGTTGAAGAGGATGTTCATCAGGATGGCCATCACGGCGGCGGAGCTGATGCCCGAATGGAAGATGGTGCCGAACCAGTCGGGGAACTCGTCGTAGAAGGTGGGTGCGGCAATCGGGATCATGCCGAACCCGATGGACGTGGCCACAATGATGAAGTTCATGTTGTTGCGGTAATCCACCCTGGCCAGGGTGCGGATGCCGCTCGCCGCCACCGTGCCGAACAGGACAATCCCGGCGCCGCCGAGCACCGGCGTCGGAACCGCCGCCACCACCCGGCCCAGGACCGGCAGGAGGCCAAGGATGACCAGGATCAGGCCGCCGGCGCTAACCACAAACCGGCTCTTGACGCCGGTGATGGCCACCAGCCCCACATTCTGGGCAAAAGCGCTCTGCGTAAACGAGTTGAACACCGGGGACAGCGCGCTGGAGAGCATGTCCGCGCGCAGTCCGTTGGCAATGCGCTTGGAGTCCACCTTGGTTTCCACGATCTCGCCCACTGCGATGATGTCCGCGGTGGTTTCGGTCAGGGTCACCAGGATGACGATCACCATGGAGATGATGGCGGCGGCCTCGAAGGTGGGCATGCCGAAGGCGAAGGGCTCCGGGACGGCGAAGATTGCACCGCTGCCCACGGCGGAGAAATCAGCTTTGCCGGTCACCACGGCGAAGATGGTGCCCAGCACAATGGCGAGGAGGATGGAGAGCCGGGAAATGGCGGAATTGCCGAGCTTGCTCAGCAGCAGCACCAGCAGCAGGGTCAGTCCGGCCAGGCCAATGTTGGAGACGCTGCCGTAGTCCGGGGCGGCGCTGCTGCCGCCCATGGCCCAGTTGGCGGCCACGGGCATCAGTGTCAGGCCGATGGTGGTGATCACGACACCGGTGACCACCGGCGGGAAGAAGCGGATCACCTTGGCAAACACCGGGGTGATCAGCAGCCCCACCAGGGAAGCAACGATCACCGCTCCGAAAACGGACTGCAGGCCGCCGCCGCCGTCGAGAATGGCCGTCATGGTGGCCACACCGGCGAAGGAAACGCCCTGGACCAGGGGCAGCTGGGAGCCGAAGAACGGGATGCCGATGGTCTGCAGCAGGGTGGCCAGGCCGCCGACGAAGAGGCAGGCAGCCACGAGCATGCCGACGTCGGCGGGATCCAGTCCGGCAGCGGTGCCGACAATCAGCGGCGGGGCGATGATCCCGCCGTACATGGTGAGCACATGCTGGAAGCCGTAGGCGAAGGTGCTGCCCAGCGGCAACCGGGCGTCTTCCGGACGGGCTGCGGTGCCGACCGTGCCGGCGGCATTGGAGCGCTGTTTGCGGCTCATCAGCAGAAACCGCCCACGGTATTCCAGACCGGCGAATCG
This genomic interval from Arthrobacter sunyaminii contains the following:
- a CDS encoding nucleobase:cation symporter-2 family protein: MSRKQRSNAAGTVGTAARPEDARLPLGSTFAYGFQHVLTMYGGIIAPPLIVGTAAGLDPADVGMLVAACLFVGGLATLLQTIGIPFFGSQLPLVQGVSFAGVATMTAILDGGGGLQSVFGAVIVASLVGLLITPVFAKVIRFFPPVVTGVVITTIGLTLMPVAANWAMGGSSAAPDYGSVSNIGLAGLTLLLVLLLSKLGNSAISRLSILLAIVLGTIFAVVTGKADFSAVGSGAIFAVPEPFAFGMPTFEAAAIISMVIVILVTLTETTADIIAVGEIVETKVDSKRIANGLRADMLSSALSPVFNSFTQSAFAQNVGLVAITGVKSRFVVSAGGLILVILGLLPVLGRVVAAVPTPVLGGAGIVLFGTVAASGIRTLARVDYRNNMNFIIVATSIGFGMIPIAAPTFYDEFPDWFGTIFHSGISSAAVMAILMNILFNHIRTGNPKDPSVWAEGANRIVRLEDTAALKEGDHVLDGKLLDADGREISLAATGTAETDSH